The following proteins are co-located in the Agromyces laixinhei genome:
- a CDS encoding bifunctional methylenetetrahydrofolate dehydrogenase/methenyltetrahydrofolate cyclohydrolase, which produces MTAITLDGVATATAVKSELASRIQLLKAHGVVPGLGTLLVGDDPGSRSYVAGKHRDCAEVGIESIRIDLPASATTADVRAAIRDLNAASEVTGYIVQLPLPAGHDENAMLELIDPDKDADGLHPTNLGRLVLGIEGELQSPLPCTPAGIVEMLRRYDVPIRGRHVTVIGRGLTVGRPLGLLFTRKGLDATVTLTHSRTEDLAAEVRRADIVVAAVGVPHLVQAEWIKPGAAVLDVGITRVQDEDTGKGKLTGDVDPAVAGVAGHLSPNPGGVGPMTRAMLLANVVKAAEQRLHP; this is translated from the coding sequence ATGACCGCGATCACGCTCGACGGCGTCGCCACCGCGACGGCCGTCAAGTCCGAACTCGCCTCGCGCATCCAGCTGCTCAAGGCCCACGGCGTCGTGCCGGGGCTCGGCACGCTGCTCGTGGGCGACGACCCGGGATCTCGTTCGTACGTCGCGGGCAAGCACCGCGACTGCGCCGAGGTCGGCATCGAGTCCATCCGCATCGACCTGCCCGCCTCGGCCACCACGGCCGACGTGCGCGCCGCGATCCGCGATCTCAACGCGGCGTCCGAGGTGACCGGCTACATCGTGCAGCTGCCGCTGCCGGCCGGCCACGACGAGAACGCGATGCTCGAGCTCATCGACCCCGACAAGGACGCCGACGGGCTGCATCCGACCAACCTCGGCCGGCTCGTGCTCGGCATCGAGGGCGAGTTGCAGTCGCCGCTGCCGTGCACGCCTGCCGGCATCGTCGAGATGCTGCGTCGTTACGACGTGCCGATCCGCGGGCGCCACGTCACCGTGATCGGCCGCGGACTCACCGTCGGCCGCCCGCTCGGGCTGCTGTTCACCCGCAAGGGCCTCGACGCCACGGTCACGCTCACGCACTCGCGCACCGAAGACCTCGCCGCGGAGGTGCGCCGCGCCGACATCGTCGTGGCCGCCGTCGGTGTGCCGCACCTCGTGCAGGCCGAGTGGATCAAGCCCGGCGCCGCCGTGCTCGACGTCGGCATCACGCGCGTGCAAGACGAGGACACGGGCAAGGGCAAGCTCACGGGTGACGTCGACCCGGCGGTCGCCGGTGTCGCCGGACACCTGTCGCCGAACCCCGGCGGCGTGGGTCCGATGACCCGCGCGATGCTGCTCGCGAACGTCGTCAAGGCCGCCGAGCAGCGCCTGCACCCGTAG
- a CDS encoding acylneuraminate cytidylyltransferase, whose translation MARVTPAEASGASAAPKNGVAERTDVATALATAIIPARGGSKGLPGKNVARVGGVPLVARAVRAALAAERIGRVVVTTDDEAIAGAARAAGAETVARPAELAGCTATSESAVLHALEALGATAPAPEDAADAADAAVTDAITVFIQATSPFIDPADLDAAIETVARDERDVVFSATPSHVFLWRDAGGDTVGVNHDAAHRPRRQDREPEYAETGAFYVMRTGGFVRHGHRFFGRVGIQRVNADHAIEIDDAADLARANALARAIDLAPLHPLPLIDVDAVVTDFDGVHTDDTVMVDELGRETVRVGRSDGYGIARLRAAGVPVLILSAEENPVVARRAEKLGVECAQGIAEKGSVLREWAALRGIRLDRIAYLGNDHGDLPALSGVGWPIAVADAAPAVLDVVRHVLVHRGGSGAVRELADLVLAARASDSATKQAALLTDPTFDTSGVHA comes from the coding sequence ATGGCACGTGTGACCCCCGCCGAAGCATCCGGCGCCTCCGCCGCCCCGAAGAACGGGGTCGCAGAGCGAACGGATGTCGCGACCGCGCTGGCGACGGCGATCATCCCAGCTCGCGGCGGGTCGAAGGGCTTGCCGGGCAAGAACGTGGCACGAGTGGGCGGCGTGCCGCTCGTCGCGCGCGCCGTGCGTGCGGCGCTCGCGGCCGAGCGCATCGGACGCGTCGTCGTCACGACCGATGACGAGGCGATCGCGGGCGCCGCACGCGCTGCGGGCGCCGAAACGGTCGCGCGGCCCGCCGAGCTGGCCGGATGCACGGCGACGAGCGAGTCCGCGGTGCTGCACGCCCTCGAGGCGCTCGGCGCGACCGCGCCCGCGCCCGAGGATGCTGCCGATGCTGCCGATGCCGCCGTCACCGACGCGATCACCGTGTTCATCCAGGCCACCTCGCCCTTCATCGACCCGGCCGACCTCGACGCGGCGATCGAGACCGTCGCCCGCGACGAGCGCGACGTCGTGTTCTCGGCGACGCCGAGCCACGTCTTCCTCTGGCGCGACGCCGGCGGCGACACCGTGGGCGTCAACCACGACGCGGCACATCGCCCGCGACGACAGGATCGGGAGCCCGAGTACGCCGAGACTGGGGCGTTCTACGTGATGCGCACCGGCGGGTTCGTCCGGCACGGCCATCGATTCTTCGGACGCGTGGGAATCCAGCGCGTCAACGCCGATCATGCGATCGAGATCGACGATGCGGCCGACCTGGCGCGGGCGAATGCGCTGGCCCGGGCGATCGATCTCGCGCCGCTGCATCCGCTGCCGCTCATCGACGTCGACGCCGTGGTCACGGACTTCGACGGAGTGCACACCGATGACACCGTGATGGTCGACGAGCTCGGGCGGGAAACGGTGCGGGTCGGCCGCAGCGACGGCTACGGGATCGCTCGCCTCAGGGCCGCAGGCGTGCCAGTGCTCATCCTCTCCGCAGAGGAGAACCCCGTCGTGGCGCGTCGCGCCGAGAAGCTCGGCGTCGAGTGTGCGCAGGGCATCGCCGAGAAGGGGTCGGTGCTCCGCGAGTGGGCGGCGCTCCGCGGCATCCGCCTCGATCGCATCGCCTACCTCGGCAACGACCACGGAGATCTGCCCGCGCTCTCCGGCGTCGGCTGGCCGATCGCCGTCGCCGACGCGGCCCCCGCCGTGCTCGATGTCGTCAGGCACGTGCTCGTGCACCGCGGCGGAAGCGGCGCCGTGCGGGAGCTCGCCGACCTCGTACTCGCGGCTCGGGCGAGCGATTCCGCGACGAAGCAGGCAGCGCTTCTCACCGATCCGACCTTCGACACCTCAGGAGTGCACGCATGA
- a CDS encoding N-acetylneuraminate synthase family protein, with amino-acid sequence MTAIRIGRSTVGAEYPVYVIGEIGLNHNGDVEIAKRLIDVAVEAGAQAVKFQKRTPEIATPEHMRDVPRETPWGTMSYLDYRRRVEFGEPEYLEIASYAMRSGIDWFASPWDVPSVEFLEGLDVVAHKVASASVTDLALLEAIAQTGKPVILSTGMSTLDEIDRAVGTLGTDRLVMLHATSSYPMPPEEANLRTIETLRGRYSGVPIGYSGHERGLQISLAAVALGAVAVERHITLDRAMWGSDQAASLEPTGFEHLVRDIRVIADAMGDGVKRVFPGEEAPRAKLRRVPAL; translated from the coding sequence ATGACCGCAATTCGAATCGGCCGATCGACGGTCGGCGCCGAGTACCCCGTCTACGTCATCGGCGAGATCGGCCTGAACCACAACGGCGACGTCGAGATCGCGAAGCGACTGATCGACGTGGCCGTCGAGGCGGGCGCGCAAGCCGTGAAGTTCCAGAAGCGCACTCCCGAGATCGCGACCCCCGAGCACATGCGGGATGTGCCGCGCGAGACTCCGTGGGGCACGATGAGCTACCTCGACTACCGGCGGCGCGTGGAGTTCGGCGAGCCCGAGTACCTCGAGATCGCGTCGTATGCGATGCGCTCCGGCATCGACTGGTTCGCCTCCCCGTGGGACGTGCCGTCGGTCGAGTTCCTCGAGGGGCTCGACGTCGTGGCGCACAAGGTCGCGTCGGCGTCGGTGACCGACCTCGCACTGCTCGAGGCGATCGCGCAGACGGGCAAGCCGGTGATCCTCTCGACCGGCATGTCGACGCTCGACGAGATCGACCGCGCCGTCGGGACGCTCGGCACCGACCGGCTCGTCATGTTGCACGCGACCTCCAGCTACCCGATGCCGCCCGAAGAGGCCAACCTGCGCACGATCGAGACGTTGCGCGGGCGATACTCGGGCGTTCCGATCGGGTACTCGGGGCACGAGCGGGGCCTGCAGATCTCGCTCGCCGCGGTCGCCCTCGGCGCCGTCGCGGTCGAACGTCACATCACGCTCGACCGCGCCATGTGGGGCTCCGACCAGGCGGCATCGCTCGAGCCGACCGGGTTCGAGCACCTCGTGCGCGACATCCGCGTGATCGCCGACGCGATGGGCGACGGCGTCAAGCGAGTCTTCCCGGGCGAAGAGGCGCCGCGCGCCAAGCTCCGGCGCGTGCCGGCCCTGTGA
- a CDS encoding DUF6716 putative glycosyltransferase gives MSAGRRLLVIADSDSYVKWGAGFASRLPEGWRTDLAVLQTPVLPSARQLRAALAGSTFAPDTVATLRLEELEERLVAVRPDVVLLALRGPLVRVVAPLLGSGADRAVLVSGFPGLTIPAAPKAIVYREQVDLIVLHSRREVREFRANAASLGVSVEFGLATLPFLSDEALTDVAADDSRSDLVFAAQAKVPADREDRVRLLGWLADAARRRPSRRVVVKVRARRGEAQTHAEAFDYAELLADPEVRRELGGTLPPNLVVEDGPMSAHLASAVGLVTVSSTAVLEAVAAGLPALLVDEFGVEPKLINTVFEGSGLFGGADALAGWVLRHPNAGWLVDNYFHGGEHDDWEAQLSALLDRRAAGALAPRERAHNLTGGALRRAFERKRMLGEHDRTFTGAAAMAVAIPARWVVRRVRRMRRLLAPVSGAATADA, from the coding sequence GTGAGCGCCGGCCGGCGCCTGCTCGTCATCGCCGACTCGGATTCGTACGTCAAGTGGGGCGCGGGGTTCGCGTCGCGGCTGCCCGAGGGCTGGCGGACCGACCTTGCCGTGCTGCAGACGCCGGTGCTGCCGAGCGCCAGGCAATTGCGTGCCGCGCTTGCGGGCTCGACGTTCGCACCTGACACCGTCGCGACGCTTCGCCTCGAAGAGCTCGAGGAACGCCTCGTCGCCGTTCGCCCCGATGTCGTGCTGCTCGCGTTGCGCGGGCCGCTGGTGCGGGTTGTCGCGCCGCTCCTCGGCAGCGGCGCCGATCGCGCCGTGCTCGTGAGCGGCTTCCCCGGCCTGACGATCCCCGCCGCGCCGAAGGCGATCGTGTATCGCGAGCAGGTCGATCTCATCGTGTTGCACAGCCGCCGCGAGGTGCGCGAGTTCCGTGCGAACGCCGCGAGCCTCGGCGTCTCGGTGGAGTTCGGTCTCGCGACCCTCCCGTTCCTCTCCGACGAAGCGCTGACGGATGTCGCAGCCGACGATTCCCGGAGCGACCTCGTCTTCGCGGCGCAGGCGAAAGTTCCGGCCGACCGCGAGGATCGGGTGCGGTTGCTCGGCTGGCTCGCCGACGCCGCTCGGCGGCGCCCCTCACGACGTGTCGTGGTGAAGGTTCGGGCTCGCCGGGGTGAGGCGCAGACGCACGCCGAGGCGTTCGACTACGCCGAACTGCTCGCCGATCCCGAGGTGCGACGTGAACTCGGCGGCACGCTGCCGCCGAATCTCGTCGTGGAGGACGGCCCGATGTCGGCGCACCTCGCGAGCGCCGTGGGCCTCGTGACCGTGAGCTCGACGGCGGTGCTCGAGGCTGTCGCGGCCGGGCTGCCCGCGTTGCTCGTCGACGAGTTCGGGGTCGAGCCGAAGCTCATCAACACCGTGTTCGAGGGCAGTGGGCTGTTCGGAGGGGCCGATGCGCTCGCAGGCTGGGTGCTCCGGCATCCGAACGCCGGGTGGCTCGTCGACAACTACTTCCACGGCGGCGAACACGACGACTGGGAGGCGCAGCTCTCGGCGCTCCTCGATCGGCGTGCCGCCGGGGCGCTCGCGCCGCGTGAGCGCGCGCACAATCTCACCGGCGGAGCGCTGCGCCGTGCATTCGAACGCAAGCGCATGCTCGGCGAGCACGATCGTACGTTCACGGGCGCCGCCGCGATGGCCGTGGCGATCCCGGCTCGATGGGTCGTTCGTCGGGTACGGCGGATGCGGCGACTGCTCGCGCCGGTCAGCGGTGCGGCCACGGCCGACGCCTGA
- a CDS encoding gamma carbonic anhydrase family protein produces MPADPSARVLTIAGIAPPVLDETAFVAAGAVIVGDVQLAAGSSVWYNAVLRAEAEPIRIGEGANLQDTVVCHVDAGYPLNVGRGVSVGHGAVLHGCTIEDHSLVGMNATVLNGAVVGAGSLVAAGAVVLEGTVVPPGSLVAGIPAKVRRELSDIERAGIQRNAAAYLLHVEEHSAPVD; encoded by the coding sequence ATGCCAGCAGACCCCTCCGCCCGTGTCCTGACCATCGCCGGCATCGCGCCGCCCGTTCTCGACGAGACGGCCTTCGTGGCCGCGGGAGCGGTGATCGTCGGCGACGTGCAGCTCGCCGCCGGATCGAGCGTCTGGTACAACGCCGTGCTCCGTGCCGAAGCCGAGCCGATCCGCATCGGCGAGGGAGCGAACCTGCAGGACACCGTCGTCTGCCATGTCGACGCAGGCTACCCGTTGAACGTCGGCCGCGGGGTGTCGGTCGGGCACGGCGCGGTACTGCACGGCTGCACGATCGAAGACCACAGCCTCGTCGGCATGAACGCGACCGTGTTGAACGGAGCGGTGGTCGGGGCGGGGTCGCTCGTCGCCGCCGGCGCCGTGGTGCTCGAGGGCACGGTCGTGCCGCCGGGCTCGCTCGTCGCCGGGATTCCGGCCAAGGTTCGCCGCGAGCTCAGCGACATCGAGCGAGCCGGCATCCAGCGCAATGCCGCGGCGTACCTGCTCCACGTCGAGGAGCACTCCGCGCCCGTCGACTGA